The following proteins are co-located in the Apium graveolens cultivar Ventura chromosome 5, ASM990537v1, whole genome shotgun sequence genome:
- the LOC141661240 gene encoding uncharacterized protein LOC141661240, translating to MVECTFSGPQDLTPEEQLIRASGKWKLFVDGSVAGKKFGVGLILSSPDGFEIFEICQAIQSDFPLTNNEAEYEALLAGIELARSLEAKHLRAFSDSMLVVKHFSGEYEQRDPRTKAYATKVKDSSFSFETFELSQTGRENNSRADALSRLASAETQSLNGSIYITEAEMPSIEKKKCLEIYQGTNWMTPIWNFLEKGILPLDRRETLKVRYRASSYTIGKGRMYRRSISQPLLRCLNTEEQYHALEMVHEGICIEYLVGRSLAFKILRQGFFWPTL from the coding sequence ATGGTCGAGTGCACATTTTCTGGGCCGCAGGATCTTACACCGGAAGAACAACTCATTCGGGCCTCGGGTAAATGGAAGCTTTTTGTGGATGGGTCGGTCGCTGGGAAGAAGTTTGGGGTCGGTTTAATACTTTCCAGCCCCGACGGGTTTGAAATATTTGAAATATGTCAGGCTATACAGTCCGACTTCCCCCTCACCAATAATGAAGCGGAATACGAGGCCCTCCTGGCAGGAATTGAGTTAGCACGAAGCCTCGAGGCGAAGCACTTAAGGGCGTTTAGTGATTCCATGCTAGTAGTCAAGCACTTCTCAGGAGAATATGAACAAAGGGATCCTCGGACAAAGGCTTATGCCACTAAGGTAAAAGACTCTTCTTTCTCATTCGAAACTTTTGAGCTAAGTCAGACAGGTAGGGAAAATAATAGTCGGGCAGATGCCCTCTCCAGGCTAGCTTCGGCTGAGACACAGAGCCTAAACGGTTCTATCTATATCACCGAAGCCGAGATGCCTTCGATCGAGAAGAAAAAATGCCTTGAGATTTACCAAGGTACCAATTGGATGACTCCAATTTGGAATTTTCTGGAAAAAGGAATCCTCCCGCTGGACCGAAGGGAAACCCTAAAAGTAAGGTACAGGGCATCAAGCTACACAATTGGGAAGGGAAGAATGTATCGTCGATCTATCAGCCAACCCCTTTTAAGGTGCTTAAATACTGAAGAGCAGTATCATGCCTTAGAAATGGTGCATGAAGGAATTTGCATAGAATATCTGGTCGGTCGGTCCCTTGCCTTTAAGATCCTTCGTCAAGGATTCTTTTGGCCGACTTTGTGA
- the LOC141659407 gene encoding uncharacterized protein LOC141659407: MEEATVKSVEIDRESLESRPGIFFIGSPNVGKRTILSRLLSIDFEDASDSSRDLLAYGWTIDTKYYSADVSLWMAHLHDGFSVEAIPVFDRLAALVMVFDMNDLSSLDALKKWVSRTDIQTFDILLCIGNKVDLLPGHSAHVGYRRRLQKLEESWGSTIPESDYGISETEGSSLLGDEGSSWQIKNSCLEWCSQHNIEYVEACASNADFDKCLSVDGDLQGVERIHGALSAHMWPGMVLKSGNRIAEPSLPEKQESSEEESDYEVEYEILSAGSAEPWDDTDGDWVSANHFTSVGDAQGLVNQNITSENTEAERNNTSAGELQPSTSASALQEEIDEDESSVADVSDKGLESDEATPYGLDNLETLMSEIGTMRDSLRLMPDFQRREMAANLAMKMAAMFGDGSDDEE, from the exons ATGGAAGAAGCAACAGTAAAAAGCGTTGAAATTGATCGTGAATCGCTTGAAAGCAGACCTGGGATCTTCTTTATTGGTTCTCCCAACGTTGGCAAACGCACTATCCTCTCCC GACTCCTCTCTATAGATTTTGAAGATGCTTCTGACTCATCACGTGATTTACTTGCATATGG GTGGACCATTGACACAAAGTATTACTCAGCTGATGTTTCTTTGTGGATGGCACATCTTCATGATGGATTCTCAGTTGAAGCTATTCCAGTATTTGATAGATTGGCTGCTTTAGTGATGGTCTTTGACATGAATGAT CTATCATCTCTTGATGCACTTAAGAAATGGGTTTCTCGCACTGATATTCAAACTTTCGACATATTGTTATGCATTGGAAACAAAGTGGATCTTCTTCCGGGTCATTCAGCGCATGTTGGATACAGAAGACGTTTACAGAAACTTGAAGAATCCTGGGGTAGTACCATTCCAGAGTCGGATTACGGAATATCAGAAACAGAAGGAAGTAGTTTATTAGGAGATGAAGGGTCATCATGGCAGATAAAGAATTCCTGTTTGGAATGGTGCTCCCAGCACAATATTGAATATGTAGAAGCTTGTGCATCAAATGCTGATTTTGACAAAT GTTTATCTGTTGATGGTGATTTACAAGGTGTAGAGAGGATCCATGGAGCCCTCTCTGCTCATATGTGGCCGGGAATGGTATTAAAATCTGGGAATAGAATTGCTGAACCTTCATTGCCTGAGAAACAAG AGTCGTCAGAAGAAGAATCAGACTATGAAGTCGAGTATGAAATCTTATCTGCTGGTTCTGCGGAACCATGGGATGACACAGATGGAGACTGGGTTTCCGCTAATCACTTCACATCTGTAGGTGATGCGCAAGGACTTGTCAATCAAAACATTACTAGTGAGAACACTGAAGCAGAGAGAAACAATACGTCAGCTGGAGAGCTGCAGCCCTCAACATCGGCATCTGCCTTGCAGGAAGAGATTGACGAGGATGAAAGTTCTGTGGCAGATGTATCTGACAAAGGCTTAGAATCTGACGAGGCTACACCTTATGGGTTAGATAATTTGGAAACATTAATGTCCGAAATTGGGACCATGCGTGACAGTTTGAGGTTGATGCCAGATTTTCAGAGGAGAGAAATGGCAGCAAATCTGGCCATGAAAATGGCTGCCATGTTTGGAGATGGTAGTGATGATGAAGAATGA
- the LOC141659406 gene encoding DNA topoisomerase 6 subunit B, whose product MEMESSESPIETNNKKGATKSKAPRKPKQTTTSLLKQKSPAEFFSENKSIAGFDNPGKCLYTTVREFVENALDSAESISELPVVEITIEEIGKSAYNSMIGLADRERVDEELYDDFETAKAREKRLAKEARVQENQAKLAALGKKIKEPTSTKAIKGRAQASFYRVTCKDNGRGMPHDDIPNMFGRVLSGTKYGLKQTRGKFGLGAKMALIWSKMSTGLPIEISSSMKGQNYLSFCRLDIDINKNIPHIHLHEKRDLKEHWHGAEIQVVIAGNWTTYRSKILHYMRQLAVITPYAQFLFNFVSDASDKNVSIRFSRRTDIMPAVPLETKYHPSAVDLLLIKRLINETSKQNLLQFLQHEFVNIGKAFAERLIGEMGPDFSPKMPVKSLTSQQIVRIHQLFRQAKFDDPSGDCLSPAGEYNLRLGIIKELHPEMVATYSGSAQVFEGHPFIVEAGVSVGGKDVKQGLNVFRFANRIPLLFEQGADVVTRTAMKRINWNSYKINHTQDKIGVFVSIVSTKIPFKGTGKEYIGDDISEIASAVKTSIQQCCIQLKSKIAKKIHAREQQERKRNLSRYIPDATGAIYDVLKEMTTLQASKKKRYNDEDTELLKKVSSRLITKNTLMEKLAEHVEQVDYEMALEYATHRGVTDEPRESLYIQSLRDENKFVDFQSPVFVFRLFQ is encoded by the exons atggAAATGGAGAGTAGCGAGAGTCCAATTGAAACCAACAACAAGAAGGGGGCAACCAAGTCCAAAGCTCCTCGCAAACCCAAACAAACCACCACCAGCCTCCTTAAACAGA AATCTCCGGCTGAATTCTTTTCTGAAAATAAAAGCATTGCTGGTTTCGATAAT CCAGGAAAGTGCCTCTACACTACTGTTAGAGAGTTTGTTGAGAATGCCCTTGATTCCGCTGAGTCTATTTCCGAGCTTCCTGTTGTCGAAATTACAAT TGAAGAGATTGGGAAGAGTGCGTACAATTCCATGATTGGTCTTGCTGACCGTGAACGGGTTGATGAGGAACTTTATGATGATTTCGAGACGGCTAAGGCTCGTGAG AAACGACTTGCCAAGGAAGCTCGCGTTCAGGAAAATCAGGCAAAGCTTGCTGCTCTAGGTAAAAAAATAAAGGAGCCAACATCTACAAAGGCCATTAAAGGTCGAGCTCAGGCCTCGTTTTACAGGGTGACCTGTAAG GATAATGGGAGAGGAATGCCGCACGATGATATTCCTAATATGTTTGGACGAG TTTTGTCCGGTACAAAGTATGGCTTGAAACAGACTCGGGGAAAGTTTGGACTAGGTGCCAAAATG GCACTTATTTGGTCCAAAATGAGTACAGGACTTCCCATTGAGATCTCATCTTCAATGAAGGGCCAGAACTATCTTTCATTCTGCAGGCTGGACATTGATATCAATAA GAACATACCCCACATTCATTTACATGAGAAGCGGGATCTCAAGGAGCACTGGCATGGTGCTGAAATCCAAGTTGTTATTGCGGGAAATTGGACAACTTATCGT TCGAAGATATTGCATTATATGCGTCAATTGGCTGTTATCACGCCTTATGCTCAATTTCTTTTTAACTTCGTCTCAGATGCATCAGa CAAAAATGTCAGCATCAGGTTTTCAAGAAGAACTGATATAATGCCAGCGGTTCCCCTTGAGACAAAATACCATCCTTCAGCTGTTGATTTACTACTCATTAAACGCCTTATAAATGAAACATCAAAACAAAACCTACTGCAGTTCCTTCAGCATGAATTTGTAAATATTGGAAAAGCTTTTGCTGAACGACTGATTG GAGAGATGGGTCCAGATTTCAGCCCAAAAATGCCTGTCAAATCTCTAACCTCGCAGCAAATAGTTCGCATTCATCAGTTGTTCCGTCAAGCCAAATTTGATGACCCTAGTGGTGAT TGCCTTAGTCCTGCTGGAGAATACAATCTCCGGCTTGGAATTATCAAGGAGCTGCACCCAGAGATGGTTGCGACTTATTCAGGAAG TGCTCAAGTATTTGAGGGCCACCCGTTTATAGTGGAAGCTGGAGTCAGTGTGGGTGGTAAAGATGTTAAGCAA GGTTTAAATGTTTTCCGGTTTGCAAACCGTATTCCACTTCTGTTTGAGCAAGGTGCTGATGTTGTGACCAGAACTGCCATGAAGCGGATCAA TTGGAATAGCTATAAGATCAATCACACGCAAGACAAGATTGGTGTATTTGTTAGCATTGTAAGCACGAAAATTCCATTTAAAGGGACAGGAAAGGAGTATATTGGTGATGATATAAGTGAGATAGCTTCTGCAGTCAAG ACTTCTATTCAGCAATGTTGCATTCAGCTAAAATCCAAAATTGCGAAAAAAATTCATGCGCGTGAACAGCAGGAGAGAAAACGAAATTTGAGCAG GTACATTCCTGATGCTACTGGTGCTATATACGATGTGTTGAAAGAAATGACCACCTTGCAAGCGTCAAAGAAGAAGCGCTACAATGACGAGGACACAGAACTACTTAAGAAAGTTTCATCTCGGTTGATAACAAAAAATACTCTGATGGAGAAACTTGCAGAACATGTTGAACAG GTGGACTACGAGATGGCATTGGAATATGCAACACACAGAGGGGTAACTGATGAACCCCGCGAAAGTTTATATATACAGTCATTGAGAGATGAGAACAAGTTCGTAGATTTCCAAAGCCCAGTCTTTGTATTCAGACTCTTTCAGTAA